From Clostridia bacterium, one genomic window encodes:
- the cas5c gene encoding type I-C CRISPR-associated protein Cas5c translates to MGYGVAVKVWGDYACFTRPEMKAERVSYDVMTPSAARGVLEAIHWKPALRWVVDRIHVLNEIRFDNIRRNEVASKIPARNVESAMKGKEVELCQYASEDRQQRAALVLRDPAYVIEAHFALTDQVGPTDTPEKHYNIAVRRMRQGQCYHRPYLGCREFPAQFELVEGEMPTSCHRGERDLGWMLLDIDYADNMTPRFFRAVMHDGVIDVPAMPEGGGRLDSAESV, encoded by the coding sequence ATGGGATACGGAGTCGCAGTCAAGGTGTGGGGCGACTATGCCTGCTTCACCCGTCCCGAGATGAAAGCCGAGCGGGTGAGCTACGACGTGATGACGCCTTCGGCAGCGCGCGGAGTCCTCGAAGCCATTCACTGGAAGCCGGCGCTGAGATGGGTCGTGGACAGGATCCATGTGCTCAACGAGATCCGCTTCGACAACATCCGCCGAAATGAAGTGGCAAGCAAGATTCCCGCACGCAATGTGGAGTCGGCAATGAAAGGCAAGGAGGTGGAGCTGTGTCAGTACGCCTCCGAGGACAGGCAGCAACGCGCGGCGCTTGTTCTGAGGGATCCAGCCTACGTTATCGAGGCGCACTTCGCGCTCACAGATCAAGTTGGCCCGACCGACACCCCAGAGAAGCACTACAACATTGCAGTGCGTCGCATGCGCCAGGGGCAGTGCTACCACCGCCCATACCTGGGATGCCGGGAATTCCCGGCCCAGTTCGAACTGGTTGAGGGAGAAATGCCGACATCGTGTCATCGCGGCGAGCGCGATCTCGGGTGGATGCTGCTCGACATCGACTATGCCGACAACATGACGCCGCGCTTTTTCCGGGCCGTAATGCATGACGGCGTGATTGACGTCCCCGCCATGCCGGAGGGAGGCGGCAGACTTGATTCTGCAGAGTCTGTATGA